In a single window of the Nicotiana tomentosiformis chromosome 10, ASM39032v3, whole genome shotgun sequence genome:
- the LOC104104099 gene encoding beta-glucuronosyltransferase GlcAT14B-like, producing the protein MEGNKWFNPLIFALLISSFFIICILSTGNPFYQASVKAQDQLIFVESRLHIAPTRPITTIPRLAYLISGSSGDGESLKRTLKALYHPLNQYVVHLDLETTDEERLELLKFVKREPLFVEVGNVRVIMKSNLVTYRGPTMVTNTLHAAAILLKEGGEWDWFINLSASDYPLVTQDDLLHTVWTIPRDINFIEHTSDLDWKEEYRAKPIIIDPGFYSLHKSDVFWVQQQRSVPTAFKLFTGSAWMMLSRPFVDYLLSGWDGLPRTLLMYYANFLSSPEAYFHTVICNVEAFRNTTVNHDLHFIAWDNPPKQHPHYLTVDDYQEMVESNAPFARKFGRNESVLDKIDSELLGRKADGFVPGSWFKGGEANETISRYILTNITSLQPGRGAQRLTSLVSGFLNDKDFDKKHCL; encoded by the exons ATGGAAGGTAATAAATGGTTTAATCCTCTGATTTTTGCCCTCTTAATCTCCTCTTTCTTCATCATTTGCATTCTTTCTACTGGAAACCCATTTTACCAAGCATCAGTTAAAGCGCAAGATCAATTAATATTCGTTGAATCAAGACTGCATATAGCCCCTACACGACCCATAACAACAATACCAAGATTGGCATATTTGATATCTGGATCGAGTGGTGATGGGGAGAGCTTAAAGAGGACACTTAAGGCTTTGTACCATCCATTAAACCAGTATGTGGTGCATTTGGACCTTGAGACAACAGATGAGGAGAGATTAGAGCTGCTGAAATTTGTGAAGAGGGAGCCTTTGTTTGTGGAAGTTGGGAATGTGAGAGTAATTATGAAGTCCAACTTGGTAACTTATAGAGGTCCTACTATGGTTACTAATACACTTCATGCTGCTGCCATTTTGCTCAAGGAAGGTGGTGAATGGGATTGGTTCATCAATTTGAGTGCTTCTGATTATCCTTTAGTAACCCAAGATG ATTTGCTTCACACTGTATGGACAATTCCAAGAGATATTAACTTTATTGAGCATACAAGTGACCTCGATTGGAAGGA GGAATATAGGGCCAAGCCTATAATAATTGATCCGGGGTTTTACAGTTTGCATAAATCTGATGTCTTCTGGGTCCAACAACAAAGGAGTGTGCCAACAGCATTTAAATTATTCACAG GATCTGCTTGGATGATGCTCTCTCGGCCATTTGTGGACTACTTATTGTCTGGGTGGGACGGCCTCCCGAGGACACTGTTAATGTACTATGCTAACTTTCTCTCTTCACCTGAAGCATATTTCCACACTGTCATATGCAATGTAGAAGCCTTTCGAAATACTACAGTCAACCACGACCTTCATTTTATAGCGTGGGACAACCCTCCTAAGCAACATCCGCACTATCTCACTGTAGATGATTACCAGGAAATGGTTGAAAGCAATGCGCCATTTGCCAGAAAATTTGGCAGGAATGAATCAGTGCTTGACAAGATTGACTCTGAGCTCTTGGGCCGCAAAGCTGATGGTTTTGTTCCTGGTAGTTGGTTTAAAGGTGGAGAAGCAAATGAAACTATCTCACGCTACATTTTAACAAACATAACTTCATTGCAACCTGGCCGGGGTGCTCAAAGACTAACAAGTCTGGTTTCTGGTTTCTTGAATGATAAAGATTTCGACAAAAAGCACTGCCTCTAA
- the LOC138899763 gene encoding uncharacterized protein, with protein MEKNANAKKILICKLGTDEYNRISVCSNAKQIWDALQIAHEETNQVKRSRIELLMRNYELFSMKESEPIQDMMTRFIIITNKLKSFGNVFTLEELVSKFLRILPALWESKVIAIQ; from the coding sequence atggagaagaatgcaaaTGCTAAGAAAATCCTTATCTGTAAACTTGGTACTGATGAGTACAACCGAATTTCTGTGTGCTCTAATGCGAAACAGATATGGGATGCACTCCAAATTGCTCATGAAGAAACAAATCAAGTAAAAAGATCAAGAATTGAACTACTCATGAGAAACTATGAGCTTTTCTCCATGAAAGAGTCTGAGCCCATCCAGGATATGATGACTAGGTTCATTATAATAACCAATAAACTAAAATCATTTGGAAATGTGTTTACCTTAGAAGAGTTGGTTAGTAAATTTCTAAGAATCCTTCCTGCTTTATGGGAATCAAAAGTCATTGCAATCCAGTAA
- the LOC138899764 gene encoding uncharacterized protein: MRKIELRKEEPNKDKTLVLKASEDDESDYDDPDLTMFAKFKRFMKNSKSASKRETSSKHKQIDKANYDGCYMCGKLDHIGAEERTTYEDSGSDQEEEKDDEAISLYVVIDELQVVKTEPQVQLGMHIGRPHLFDEYHYDKWKLRMEIFLQTTDFDLWVIFSHGPILPTKLDGEGNKCNKREEEYDEEDRQLVQKNAKAKDLLYKSLSRNTLLRVSSCISAHDIWRTLKTDFENQNIKVALMVIEESKIEEKVIGMMAMSNSKTEDEANQVSVSDLKENIHAMSKNQLMDIIVTLMNEMDKMSNGNDQLISNLSCVKLDIKELESDKASLKKQVKDLKNQVLELTSENKKSPDTHGKIKMSDLNTFGIAKNVKKEEEPKVNPPVHTKWIKVNKKIASNPLPFWAKPFKEGVCHLEMGKGPDNRRLGHANLSQLNKLAAKDLVLGLPKVEFTSDKVCDACVRGKHVRSSFKSKKFVSTSKLLELLHMDLYGPMRIRSRRGKRTPQQNGVVKRKNRFLEDTGSTMLIVSGMPKNFWAEAINTACYLLNRCMVRPIFEKTPYELLRGRKSNITYLRAFGCKCFVHNNGKEVLGKFDDRSDEEIFLGYSPHNKAYKVEDYDIGFTGDGDTKESDEDGSENHKKNK; this comes from the exons atgagAAAGATAGAACTGCGCAAAGAAGAACCAAATAAGGACAAGACCTTGGTTCTTAAAGCATCCGAGGATGATGAAtctgactatgatgatcctgatcTAACAATGTTTGCCAAGTTCAAGAGGTTCATGAAGAATTCCAAAAGTGCATCCAAGAGAGAGACCAGTAGTAAGCACAAGCAGATCGACAAAGCTAACTATGATGGGTGCTACATGTGTGGCAAGCTAGATCACATAGGAGCAGAGGAAAGAACGA CATATGAGGATAGTGGGAGTGATCAAGAGGAAGAAAAGGATGATGAGGCTATAAGTCTCTATGTTGTGATTGATGAACTCCAAGTTGTGAAGACAGAACCCCAAGTACAGCTTGGAATGCACATTGGAAGACCTCATTTGTTTGATGAATACCACTATGATAAATGGAAGCTACGTATGGAAATATTTCTTCAGACTACTGACTTTGACCTATGGGTAATTTTCAGTCATGGACCAATTCTTCCAACCAAATTGGATGGTGAAGGTAACAAGTGCAACAAAAGAGAAGAGGAATACGATGAGGAAGATCGTCAGCTAGTTCagaaaaatgctaaagcaaaGGACTTGCTCTACAAAAGTCTGTCTAGAAACACCCTCCTCAGAGTGTCCTCTTGCATTTCTGCTCATGATATATGGAGGACATTGAAAACTGACTTTGAAAATCAAAACATCAAAGTGGCTCTGATGGTGATTGAAGAATCAAAAATAGAGGAAAAAGTGATAGGAATGATGGCCATGAGTAATTCAAAAACTGAAGATGAGGCAAACCAGGTAAGTGTATCTGacttgaaagaaaatattcatgCTATGTCCAAAAATCAGCTGATGGACATAAttgtgaccttaatgaatgaaatggaTAAAATGAGTAATGGAAATGATCAGCTAATCAGCAACCTTTCTTGTGTCAAACTTGATATCAAAGAGCTTGAATCTGACAAAGCTAGTTTAAAGAAACAGGTCAAAGACCTTAAGAACCAGGTTCTTGAACTTACTTCTGAGAATAAGAAGTCTCCTGATACCCATGGCAAAATAAAAATGAGTGATCT AAACACTTTTGGTATTGCTAAAAATGTTAAGAAGGAAGAGGAGCCAAAGGTTAATCCTCCTGTCCACACTAAGTGGATTAAGGTTAACAAGAAAATAGCTTCTAATCCTCTCCCTTTCTGG GCTAAG CCTTTCAAGGAGGGAGTGTGTCATTTGGAAATGGGAAAAGGGCCAGATAACAG AAGACTGGGACATGCTAATCTCTCTCAGCTCAACAAGTTGGCAGCGAAGGACTTGGTCCTTGGGCTACCTAAAGTTGAGTTTACCTCTGACAAAGTATGTGATGCATGTGTTAGAGGGAAACATGTTAGGTCATCCTTTAAATCTAAGAAGTTTGTAAGTACTTCTAAACTTCTGGAACTCCTTCACATGGATCTATATGGACCAATGAGAATAAGGAGCAGGAGAGGTAAGAG AactcctcaacaaaatggggttgtAAAAAGAAAGAATAGATTCTTAGAAGACACTGGGAGTACCATGTTGATTGTCAGTGGAATGCCTAAGAATTTCTGGGCTGAGGCAATCAATACTGCTTGCTATCTGCTAAACAGATGCATGGTCAGACCCATTtttgagaaaactccctatgagttacttcgagGAAGAAAATCCAATATCACTTACCTGAGAGCCTTTGGATGCAAATGTTTTGTGCATAATAATGGGAAAGAAGTtctaggtaagtttgatgacAGAAGTGATGAGGAAATTTTCTTGGGTTACTCTCCACATAATAAGGCCTAtaag GTTGAAGATTATGACATAGGATTCACTGGTGATGGAGATACAAAGGAATCTGATGAAGACGGATCTGAAaaccacaagaagaacaaatga